Proteins from a single region of Runella sp. SP2:
- a CDS encoding alpha/beta hydrolase family protein, producing MNFLKPLSLLAFYAISLQSTAAEIDTVNIKSKAMQVTYKAVVIKPASYAQNDKKYPVVYLLHGAMGHFNTWLNKTPNKSFLTSLADQYNTLIVMPEGEIYSWYIDSPFDKKSQFETHVSKEVVEKIDALYRTVKGNIGRAITGYSMGGHGALYLSARHPDLYACAGSISGGVDMNYTKFKITGDFSGTKREFERILGTSNPDSEIFKNNSIVNMLELLKKNALPISIDCGVDDYLIDVNRALHEKMVAQKIPHDYTERSGGHTWDYWENALTYQFVFFDKIFKKNGAKQG from the coding sequence ATGAATTTCCTGAAACCTTTATCTTTATTGGCATTCTATGCAATTTCTTTACAATCTACTGCTGCTGAGATAGATACAGTAAATATTAAGAGTAAAGCCATGCAGGTCACCTACAAAGCGGTCGTCATAAAACCTGCATCTTACGCCCAAAATGACAAAAAATATCCTGTTGTGTATTTGCTTCATGGAGCTATGGGGCATTTTAATACGTGGCTCAATAAGACACCCAATAAAAGTTTTTTGACCAGCCTTGCCGACCAATATAATACCCTAATTGTGATGCCCGAAGGTGAAATATACAGTTGGTATATAGACAGCCCTTTTGATAAAAAAAGCCAATTTGAAACCCATGTTTCCAAAGAAGTAGTTGAAAAAATAGACGCACTTTACAGAACGGTGAAGGGAAATATAGGTCGAGCGATTACAGGATATTCGATGGGCGGTCATGGAGCATTGTATTTATCGGCTCGGCATCCAGATTTGTACGCTTGTGCTGGCTCGATAAGTGGCGGAGTGGATATGAATTATACAAAATTTAAAATTACGGGCGATTTTTCGGGTACGAAAAGAGAATTTGAACGAATATTGGGTACTTCAAACCCAGATTCTGAAATATTTAAGAATAATTCCATTGTAAATATGTTGGAATTATTGAAGAAAAATGCCCTGCCAATAAGCATTGATTGTGGCGTAGATGACTATCTGATTGATGTAAACAGGGCTTTACACGAAAAAATGGTGGCACAAAAAATTCCGCATGATTATACGGAAAGAAGCGGCGGACACACTTGGGATTATTGGGAAAATGCCTTAACGTACCAATTTGTTTTTTTTGATAAAATATTCAAGAAAAATGGGGCAAAACAAGGTTGA
- a CDS encoding SDR family oxidoreductase — protein sequence MDTQKVWFVTGASKGLGLSLVKKLINEGYKVAATSRKLEDLTREMGEASDVFLPLQVDLVNEQSVANAIAETVAKWGTIEVVVNNAGYGQLGTLEELSDAEARQNFDVNVFGSLNVIRLVMPHFRAQLSGNIFNISSIGGFTGNFPGWGIYCATKFAVAGFTESLAAEAKAFGISATVVYPGYFRTSFLSKESLNTPINEIAAYKEAREIQALHETQISGNQPGDPDKAAAVLIDVVKNGTAPLHLFLGQDAYELAKSKLVTIQKDLAAHETLATATNFN from the coding sequence ATGGACACACAAAAAGTTTGGTTTGTAACAGGCGCGTCGAAGGGTTTGGGGCTTAGTTTGGTGAAAAAACTAATAAACGAAGGCTATAAAGTAGCGGCAACTTCAAGGAAATTGGAAGACTTAACACGAGAAATGGGGGAGGCTTCCGATGTATTTTTACCACTTCAAGTCGATTTAGTCAATGAGCAAAGCGTAGCAAATGCCATTGCTGAGACGGTGGCAAAATGGGGGACAATAGAGGTCGTGGTCAACAATGCTGGGTATGGGCAATTGGGTACGTTGGAAGAATTAAGTGATGCCGAAGCCCGGCAAAATTTTGATGTAAACGTGTTTGGATCACTCAATGTTATTCGGTTGGTTATGCCGCATTTCAGGGCACAGCTATCGGGTAATATTTTCAATATTTCATCTATTGGGGGCTTTACGGGCAATTTTCCTGGTTGGGGAATTTACTGTGCTACTAAGTTTGCCGTCGCAGGTTTTACCGAATCGCTTGCGGCCGAAGCAAAGGCGTTTGGCATAAGTGCAACAGTGGTATATCCAGGTTATTTTCGCACCAGTTTTTTGTCGAAAGAATCGCTCAATACACCCATAAATGAGATTGCTGCGTACAAAGAAGCAAGAGAAATTCAGGCATTGCATGAGACCCAAATCAGCGGAAACCAACCTGGCGACCCCGATAAAGCAGCCGCAGTATTGATTGATGTGGTTAAAAACGGTACGGCTCCTTTGCATTTATTTTTGGGACAAGATGCGTATGAGTTGGCAAAATCTAAGTTAGTCACCATTCAAAAAGACTTGGCAGCCCACGAGACATTGGCTACTGCTACTAATTTCAATTGA
- a CDS encoding LytTR family DNA-binding domain-containing protein, whose translation MKLKCVIVDDEPLASEGLMKYVEVVDYLSLVGVAENPLELNKTLESQNIDLIFLDIQMPHMTGLDFLKIKPNLPMVILTTAYPNYALEGFQFDVVDYLLKPITFNRFFKATNKAKDLYFLKNQALQNSPQNSEPDYLFIKCESKYEKILVDEILFVQALQNYVIIHTLRGKFMTLLPLKTVEEYLDPSQFLRVHKSYLVAIAKIERIEPTELSIQNQLIPISRNLRERVLEVVVKSKLLFK comes from the coding sequence ATGAAACTCAAATGCGTCATAGTGGACGATGAACCTTTGGCCAGCGAAGGGCTTATGAAGTACGTCGAGGTGGTAGATTACTTGAGCCTCGTGGGTGTGGCAGAAAACCCACTAGAACTCAACAAAACCCTTGAAAGTCAGAATATTGATCTTATATTTTTGGACATTCAAATGCCCCACATGACGGGGTTAGATTTTCTAAAAATCAAACCTAACCTTCCGATGGTTATTCTGACGACCGCCTACCCCAACTATGCCCTAGAAGGATTTCAGTTTGATGTGGTCGATTATTTATTAAAACCCATCACGTTCAATCGTTTTTTCAAAGCCACCAACAAAGCCAAAGATTTGTACTTTTTAAAGAATCAGGCGCTTCAAAATTCTCCTCAAAACAGCGAACCCGATTATTTGTTTATCAAATGTGAAAGCAAGTACGAGAAAATTTTAGTGGACGAAATTCTGTTTGTTCAAGCCCTCCAAAACTACGTGATTATTCACACCCTGCGAGGAAAATTTATGACGCTGCTTCCCCTAAAAACCGTAGAAGAGTACCTTGACCCGAGCCAATTTTTACGGGTTCATAAATCGTATTTGGTAGCTATTGCCAAAATCGAGCGCATCGAACCTACAGAGCTTTCTATTCAGAATCAGCTCATCCCCATCAGCCGCAACCTCCGCGAGCGGGTATTGGAGGTGGTTGTAAAAAGTAAGTTGTTGTTCAAGTAG
- the trpA gene encoding tryptophan synthase subunit alpha — MNRIVQLFQKNPTHNLNVYFTAGFPQLNDTRRVLKALEDAGANLVEIGMPYSDPVADGETIQKSNEQSLENGMSVKKLFEQLRGMRSEITLPVLLMGYINPVLQFGIENFCQQCAEVGVDGLILPDMPVDEYLAYYKPTFDKYGILNIFLITPQTTEKRIRQIDESSEGFIYMVSSASVTGSQSGVSHDMEAYFARVNAMNLKNPRLIGFGIKDNETFNKACEHASGAIIGSAFIRVLQESTELEKDITSYVQGVKGASALV, encoded by the coding sequence ATGAATCGAATTGTTCAACTTTTCCAGAAGAACCCCACCCACAATCTAAACGTATATTTTACGGCAGGTTTTCCACAGCTAAACGACACCCGCCGTGTGCTAAAAGCCCTCGAAGACGCAGGAGCGAACTTGGTTGAAATTGGTATGCCTTACTCAGACCCCGTAGCTGACGGTGAAACCATCCAAAAAAGCAATGAACAATCGCTTGAAAACGGGATGAGTGTCAAGAAACTATTCGAGCAACTTCGTGGAATGCGCTCAGAAATAACGCTGCCCGTGTTGCTGATGGGATACATCAACCCCGTTCTCCAATTTGGCATTGAAAATTTTTGCCAGCAATGTGCAGAAGTAGGCGTTGATGGGCTTATTTTACCTGATATGCCCGTTGATGAGTATTTAGCCTATTATAAACCTACGTTTGACAAGTACGGCATACTCAATATTTTCTTAATTACGCCTCAAACTACCGAAAAACGCATTCGCCAAATCGACGAATCGAGTGAAGGGTTTATTTACATGGTATCGTCGGCAAGCGTGACAGGCTCACAATCAGGCGTTAGCCACGACATGGAGGCTTATTTTGCGCGAGTCAACGCCATGAACCTCAAAAACCCGCGCTTAATTGGCTTTGGTATCAAAGACAACGAAACCTTTAACAAAGCTTGTGAACACGCAAGTGGTGCTATCATCGGTAGTGCTTTCATACGGGTTTTGCAAGAAAGCACTGAGCTTGAAAAAGACATCACTTCGTACGTTCAGGGCGTCAAAGGCGCATCTGCACTTGTTTAA
- a CDS encoding T9SS type A sorting domain-containing protein, which produces MLFVLWSSLVQLGAIQEPQWKIYPNPATEYVTVEFKLQLPSRVIVKILDPNGQLVRLLTNDLYPTGSHFIKTTLFSIPTGYYLIHCEQGDETWTKKFVVK; this is translated from the coding sequence ATGCTCTTCGTCTTATGGAGCTCGTTGGTGCAGTTGGGTGCCATTCAGGAGCCTCAGTGGAAAATTTATCCCAACCCCGCCACGGAATACGTAACGGTTGAATTCAAACTACAATTACCTTCGCGAGTGATTGTTAAAATTCTTGACCCCAACGGGCAGCTTGTACGGTTATTAACCAATGATTTATACCCTACAGGTTCACACTTTATAAAGACGACGCTGTTTTCAATTCCTACTGGATATTATCTTATTCATTGCGAACAAGGCGATGAGACTTGGACAAAGAAATTTGTTGTCAAATAA
- a CDS encoding DUF4292 domain-containing protein: MKQLLFSLTIVFASASASFGQTADEIISKAIDARGGSAKLNALKSMRMESTTSVMGMDLASKSVIVHKRGMRNDIEVMGQSIVVAIDGDKGWTINPMQGADPVALPDEQVKATASQLDLSGMANVKESGAVAELLGKETLDGNETFKVKLTSKDGTIMTHYIDTKTYLTAKTSIKVTVSGQSVEVDTKMSNYKVVDGISFPHTTEISNPQAGAIVTTITKLELNPTIDESIFAMPKK; encoded by the coding sequence ATGAAACAGCTACTTTTTTCCTTAACCATCGTTTTTGCTAGTGCATCTGCTAGTTTCGGACAAACAGCCGATGAAATTATTTCTAAAGCCATTGATGCCCGTGGTGGCTCGGCCAAACTCAACGCCCTTAAATCGATGCGAATGGAAAGCACGACGTCGGTCATGGGGATGGATTTGGCTTCAAAGTCGGTCATTGTCCATAAGCGCGGAATGCGCAACGACATTGAAGTGATGGGTCAAAGCATCGTTGTTGCCATCGACGGCGATAAAGGCTGGACTATTAATCCAATGCAGGGCGCTGACCCCGTGGCTCTTCCAGACGAACAAGTTAAAGCTACGGCATCGCAGTTAGACTTATCGGGCATGGCCAACGTCAAAGAGTCAGGTGCTGTTGCCGAGTTATTGGGCAAAGAAACCCTGGACGGAAATGAAACATTTAAAGTAAAACTTACCTCCAAAGACGGCACCATTATGACCCACTACATTGACACAAAAACGTATCTTACGGCCAAAACATCCATTAAGGTTACGGTGAGTGGGCAGTCGGTAGAGGTTGATACAAAAATGTCTAATTATAAAGTGGTCGATGGGATTTCGTTTCCCCATACTACGGAGATCTCAAACCCTCAAGCGGGTGCAATTGTAACGACAATAACCAAGTTAGAGCTCAACCCAACCATCGACGAAAGTATCTTTGCGATGCCGAAAAAATAA
- a CDS encoding sensor histidine kinase produces the protein MQHWFFRYKLHHIPFWISYHLLWMIFNVGSLEGVIGYLFKGEAPIKFIGYIIFQAAGAYFNLYFLIPKFLYVGNYKAYITLVILTVLVCTGFITCGYFLNAYLSEKTFFELFNKRPDQWFIIYSTAALPSTAGAMTLAMSIKLGQNWLVAERKRLTLEKNQLETELKYLKSQINPHFLFNTINSIFVLIHKNPDLASESLANFSEMLRYQLYECNDQEILLSKDLQFLENFIELETLRLNENQTELTFELNHESAAGHQIAPFILLPFVENAFKHVSKGKTQKNFIKLRCSVNDSGVLELMIENSYSGVLNMGSSGIGLKNIVRRLELLYPNNYNLDFNNSPNIFKVNLNVQLSNL, from the coding sequence ATGCAACATTGGTTTTTCAGATACAAACTTCACCACATTCCTTTTTGGATAAGTTACCATCTGCTTTGGATGATATTTAACGTGGGGAGTTTGGAAGGCGTGATTGGTTATTTGTTCAAGGGTGAAGCACCCATCAAGTTCATTGGTTACATCATTTTCCAAGCAGCGGGAGCCTATTTCAACTTGTACTTTCTTATACCCAAGTTTTTGTACGTTGGCAACTACAAAGCGTATATTACCTTGGTTATTTTGACGGTTTTGGTATGTACAGGATTTATCACTTGTGGCTATTTTTTGAATGCTTATTTGTCAGAAAAAACCTTTTTTGAATTATTCAACAAACGCCCCGACCAGTGGTTTATCATCTATTCGACTGCTGCCCTACCCTCTACAGCAGGAGCCATGACACTGGCGATGAGCATAAAATTAGGGCAAAATTGGCTTGTTGCCGAACGCAAACGTTTGACGTTAGAAAAAAATCAACTCGAAACAGAACTGAAGTACCTAAAATCGCAGATTAATCCCCATTTTTTGTTCAATACTATCAATTCTATTTTTGTCCTGATTCACAAAAATCCCGATTTGGCGTCAGAATCGCTGGCAAATTTTTCGGAAATGCTTCGTTATCAGCTCTATGAGTGCAATGACCAAGAGATTCTGTTAAGCAAAGACTTGCAGTTTTTGGAGAATTTTATTGAATTAGAAACCCTGCGTTTGAACGAAAATCAAACCGAATTAACCTTTGAATTAAACCATGAGTCGGCAGCAGGGCACCAGATTGCACCATTTATTTTGTTGCCTTTTGTTGAGAATGCCTTTAAGCACGTTTCAAAAGGAAAAACACAAAAGAATTTTATAAAACTTCGGTGTTCGGTGAATGATTCTGGTGTTTTAGAATTAATGATAGAAAATAGTTACAGCGGAGTATTGAATATGGGAAGTTCGGGAATTGGGCTAAAAAATATAGTACGAAGACTTGAACTATTATACCCGAATAATTATAACCTTGATTTCAATAACAGCCCTAATATTTTTAAAGTAAACCTAAACGTACAACTTTCAAATTTATAA
- a CDS encoding AraC family transcriptional regulator — protein MNKTETIEDFYKLKLNWMPQNLGKEMGHFNVFKLEDFVAKYAQCIPYSRKDFFKISLIIGKNRAHYADKTIDIDKQALIFSNPQIPYNWEYLQEEQSGYFCIFTEAFFNQFGNIKEYPVFKPGGNPVFLIEDEDLEPIKTIYLKICREIESDYLYKYDAIRALVLELIHLAQRMQPAEVFYTHQNAATRISSVFMELLERQFPIESPFQQMKFRSPTDFADQLAVHVNHLNRALKDITGKTTSQVIAERIAQEAKALLKHTDWQIAEISTCLGFEESPHFINFFKKHTQLTPKAFRSAQVV, from the coding sequence ATGAACAAGACCGAAACAATCGAAGATTTTTATAAGCTCAAACTGAACTGGATGCCTCAAAATTTGGGGAAAGAGATGGGGCATTTTAATGTTTTCAAACTGGAAGACTTTGTGGCAAAATACGCGCAATGTATCCCGTATAGTCGGAAAGATTTTTTCAAAATAAGCTTAATTATTGGAAAAAACAGGGCGCATTATGCCGATAAAACCATCGATATCGACAAACAAGCATTGATTTTTTCCAATCCACAAATCCCTTATAACTGGGAATATCTGCAGGAGGAGCAGTCGGGTTATTTCTGCATTTTCACGGAAGCGTTTTTTAACCAATTCGGAAATATCAAAGAATACCCTGTTTTTAAACCTGGCGGAAACCCTGTATTTTTGATAGAAGACGAAGATTTAGAGCCGATAAAAACAATTTATCTAAAAATTTGTAGAGAAATTGAGTCGGACTATCTCTATAAATATGATGCTATCCGTGCTTTGGTGCTCGAATTGATTCATTTGGCGCAGCGAATGCAGCCTGCGGAGGTTTTTTATACCCATCAAAATGCGGCTACGCGTATTTCGTCCGTTTTTATGGAATTGTTGGAACGGCAGTTTCCGATTGAGTCTCCTTTTCAACAAATGAAATTTCGTTCACCTACGGATTTTGCCGATCAATTGGCCGTTCACGTCAATCATTTAAACCGTGCTTTGAAAGATATTACGGGCAAAACCACATCGCAGGTGATTGCAGAACGTATTGCCCAAGAAGCAAAAGCATTGTTGAAACATACCGACTGGCAAATTGCAGAAATAAGTACTTGCCTTGGCTTTGAAGAATCACCTCATTTTATCAATTTTTTCAAAAAACACACGCAGCTTACACCTAAAGCCTTCCGAAGTGCACAAGTTGTTTGA
- a CDS encoding RNA polymerase sigma factor, with the protein MEHSNLIVASKTFWEKAYRQNINKLIGVGYRYTTDREIAEDLAHDAFLLAYEKVAEFEGKGPFEAWLRRIMVNQCLQYLRDQQKQKYITDFLQHEMENTEESTYEEKQDFSEAELLAVINQLPEHHKMVFNLYVIDGFSHAQIAKELGISEGTSKSHLARARKRIKELLNQKKKKSAVFLLFWNIDELCKKRLEYFEISASKSISFDLFTNSSVSAPLVNPKLPFLYTYLSAAVPILSIGVASLVFWANFEQNDSMIESQKNKISEDTATISENRINSQNDSLTINADSMKSLKSIGLVAATVASLGVNSNAQTKITTNSTAKMETIVDKPQTVVLDRPFDVNTDKQQTVIFDKPAETHIDKLQKTVLDNPINTNVSGTFYGERLNWSAENNELYFEGKSIIKFGKNNTITNGRINFLGKVYYLVIDGKPAKLGDKINLTNKKYSLRSLSAQTALAKYGDSGKNGAIEIDIAE; encoded by the coding sequence ATGGAACATTCAAATTTGATAGTAGCCTCAAAAACATTTTGGGAAAAAGCCTACCGCCAAAACATCAATAAATTGATTGGTGTAGGCTATCGCTATACGACAGATAGGGAAATAGCCGAAGATTTAGCCCACGATGCCTTTTTGTTGGCTTATGAAAAAGTGGCTGAGTTTGAAGGAAAAGGACCATTTGAAGCATGGTTGCGGCGAATCATGGTGAATCAATGCTTGCAATATTTGCGTGACCAACAAAAACAGAAATACATAACTGATTTTCTGCAACATGAGATGGAAAATACTGAAGAATCAACGTACGAAGAAAAACAAGACTTCTCAGAAGCAGAGCTTTTAGCGGTAATTAATCAATTGCCTGAGCACCATAAAATGGTGTTTAATCTTTATGTGATTGATGGCTTTAGCCATGCTCAAATTGCCAAAGAACTCGGTATTAGCGAAGGTACTTCAAAATCGCATTTGGCAAGAGCTCGTAAGAGAATCAAGGAGTTACTCAATCAAAAGAAGAAAAAATCAGCCGTTTTCTTACTTTTTTGGAATATTGATGAACTATGTAAAAAACGTTTAGAGTATTTTGAAATCTCCGCTTCCAAAAGTATTTCATTCGATTTATTTACAAACTCCAGTGTTTCAGCACCTCTAGTTAACCCTAAACTCCCTTTTCTTTATACTTATTTGAGTGCTGCGGTTCCCATTTTAAGTATTGGGGTAGCCTCTTTGGTTTTTTGGGCAAATTTTGAACAAAACGATTCAATGATTGAATCTCAAAAAAATAAAATTTCAGAAGACACTGCCACCATTTCAGAAAATCGCATCAATAGTCAAAATGATTCTTTAACTATAAATGCAGATTCAATGAAAAGTTTAAAATCAATCGGGCTGGTAGCAGCCACAGTCGCAAGTTTGGGTGTAAATAGCAATGCACAGACAAAAATTACTACAAACTCCACCGCTAAAATGGAAACAATTGTAGATAAACCACAAACAGTTGTTTTGGATAGGCCATTCGATGTAAATACCGATAAGCAACAAACGGTTATTTTTGATAAACCAGCCGAAACACATATCGACAAGCTTCAAAAAACGGTTTTGGATAATCCTATAAACACCAATGTTTCAGGTACTTTTTATGGCGAAAGGCTCAATTGGTCGGCAGAAAATAATGAGCTGTATTTTGAAGGAAAATCCATTATCAAATTTGGAAAAAATAATACCATTACCAATGGTAGAATAAATTTTCTGGGTAAGGTATATTATTTAGTCATAGATGGCAAACCTGCGAAATTGGGTGATAAAATCAACCTAACCAACAAAAAATACAGCCTCAGGTCGTTATCGGCCCAAACTGCCCTTGCAAAGTATGGAGATTCGGGTAAAAATGGCGCAATCGAAATAGACATAGCAGAATGA
- a CDS encoding outer membrane beta-barrel family protein: protein MRTLLIFTFFSNFAFAQITGKIITPKREAVPFVNVLLLAASDSSLVSGSTTNEGGNYQLLLPKMGRFYLKISGVGYQTRLSEAFDVNASKTTIALADLTLLEEENILNEVKVSAKKELIQTTPLGKIINVQSSLMTKGSNALQVLERLPGVISDRRNNQFSLNGQSGVTVMFNGRKVQMPMEELMSLLENTVADNIEKIELITSPTAQYDADGGAGIINIIFKNSELLGTKINFSATAGYGYKEKVLTTIGISHGFKKLNLNASYSFNHDVRKSGYAGDGTAGASFMLGETYNTFYGIARRYQNNHNLNFAAQYQPNPKTTLGVDFVGSFDKSHNLVNNGGTYQLKRGNFFEIAMLSDGLTTKQNNISSFYLKQTFSPKTQFNADFSYINYFNNSPAGISLEYFDEQKQPIKPQFSIFTYGNRGESISKIHVGVFKADLTTQFSEKINADFGIKTSFAQNENDSKVERKVNDTWEIDPRSQSQLKSQERIASVYSQVKYMLDAKSNLLLGLRYEYWKRDFSNQDGVFEISQFFPSVLYTYAINQNTSINFNYSRRISRPAYTDLISNLFYTDPTFVFSGNPLLKPTLSDMLKVEYTKKGLSLGISAQYDLNPILRYQITSNATKDVGISSPQNLDYMKSLNLFLSYPFQLAKWWKLTLNTLTSLRDYKVSYSQFPAEKRYVFQNFNFSQQINLPKNIEVELSGWYNMPYFEGPNTIKGFGVANVGIAKKLKNDKGTLLLTLPDVFRSFSVHSHNGGMAPIAFDINTVSNWRDETVFYRVIKLTYARSFGKNTRSVRYEAKDEERERF from the coding sequence ATGAGGACACTATTGATTTTTACATTTTTTTCAAACTTCGCTTTTGCGCAAATCACAGGCAAAATCATCACTCCAAAAAGAGAAGCTGTTCCGTTTGTCAACGTGCTGCTTTTGGCTGCCTCCGACAGCAGTTTGGTATCAGGTAGCACCACCAATGAAGGGGGAAACTATCAACTTTTGTTGCCAAAAATGGGGCGTTTTTATTTGAAAATCAGTGGGGTAGGGTATCAGACGCGACTTTCGGAGGCGTTTGATGTAAATGCTTCCAAAACGACCATTGCGCTGGCTGATTTGACACTTTTGGAAGAAGAAAATATCCTGAACGAAGTAAAGGTTTCGGCCAAGAAAGAACTCATTCAAACCACGCCGCTAGGCAAAATTATCAATGTTCAAAGTAGCCTTATGACTAAAGGAAGCAACGCTTTGCAGGTACTGGAGCGATTGCCAGGGGTGATTTCGGACCGACGAAACAACCAATTTAGCTTGAATGGGCAAAGCGGCGTGACGGTTATGTTCAACGGACGAAAAGTGCAGATGCCGATGGAAGAACTCATGTCGCTGCTTGAAAATACGGTGGCAGATAACATCGAAAAAATTGAACTGATTACTTCTCCCACTGCCCAATACGACGCCGACGGAGGAGCGGGGATTATCAATATTATCTTCAAGAACAGCGAACTATTGGGGACGAAAATCAATTTTTCGGCTACGGCAGGCTATGGTTATAAAGAGAAAGTCCTTACCACAATTGGTATTTCTCATGGATTCAAAAAGCTAAATCTTAATGCTTCCTATTCGTTCAATCATGATGTTCGGAAGTCTGGATACGCGGGCGACGGTACAGCAGGGGCTTCGTTTATGTTGGGCGAAACCTACAATACTTTTTATGGAATTGCTCGTCGATACCAAAACAATCATAATCTAAATTTTGCAGCACAATATCAGCCTAATCCCAAAACTACACTTGGTGTAGATTTTGTTGGAAGTTTTGATAAATCTCATAATTTGGTAAACAATGGAGGCACTTACCAGCTAAAAAGGGGTAATTTTTTTGAAATAGCAATGCTTTCAGATGGCTTGACGACCAAGCAAAACAATATCTCGTCGTTTTATCTAAAACAGACTTTTTCGCCTAAAACACAATTCAATGCCGATTTTAGCTACATAAATTATTTCAACAACAGCCCCGCAGGTATTTCTTTGGAATATTTTGATGAACAAAAACAGCCGATAAAACCCCAGTTTTCAATTTTTACGTACGGAAACAGAGGCGAAAGTATTTCTAAAATCCATGTGGGCGTTTTTAAAGCTGATTTGACTACGCAGTTTAGCGAAAAAATCAATGCTGATTTTGGCATAAAAACGAGCTTTGCACAAAATGAAAACGACAGTAAGGTAGAAAGAAAAGTGAACGATACTTGGGAAATAGATCCACGCTCGCAAAGCCAACTCAAAAGTCAGGAACGGATTGCTTCGGTATATTCTCAAGTTAAATATATGCTTGACGCTAAAAGCAATCTTCTTTTGGGACTGCGTTATGAATATTGGAAAAGAGATTTTAGCAATCAAGATGGAGTATTTGAGATTTCACAATTCTTTCCTTCGGTGCTTTATACCTATGCCATTAATCAAAATACGTCGATAAATTTCAATTATAGTCGCCGTATCAGTCGCCCTGCCTATACTGACCTGATTTCCAATTTGTTTTACACCGACCCTACTTTTGTTTTTTCTGGAAATCCATTGCTAAAACCTACACTTTCTGATATGCTCAAAGTTGAGTATACAAAAAAAGGTTTGAGCCTTGGTATTTCAGCTCAATATGATTTGAATCCTATTTTGAGGTATCAGATTACCTCAAACGCCACCAAAGATGTAGGCATTTCTTCGCCACAAAACCTGGATTACATGAAAAGTCTGAATCTATTTTTGAGCTACCCTTTTCAACTTGCAAAATGGTGGAAGCTGACATTAAACACCCTTACTTCTCTCCGAGATTATAAGGTTTCTTACAGTCAATTTCCTGCCGAAAAGCGATATGTGTTTCAGAATTTCAATTTCTCACAACAAATCAACTTACCTAAAAACATTGAAGTCGAGCTTTCGGGCTGGTACAATATGCCCTATTTTGAAGGTCCAAATACAATCAAAGGTTTTGGAGTTGCCAATGTAGGAATTGCTAAAAAACTTAAAAATGACAAAGGAACATTATTGCTCACTTTACCCGATGTTTTTCGTTCGTTTAGTGTACATTCACACAACGGCGGCATGGCACCCATTGCCTTCGACATCAACACAGTGTCGAATTGGCGCGACGAAACGGTATTTTATCGGGTCATTAAATTGACCTACGCACGAAGTTTTGGTAAAAACACCCGCAGCGTGAGGTACGAGGCCAAAGATGAAGAAAGGGAGAGGTTTTAA